One Zeugodacus cucurbitae isolate PBARC_wt_2022May chromosome 3, idZeuCucr1.2, whole genome shotgun sequence genomic region harbors:
- the LOC128920096 gene encoding uncharacterized protein LOC128920096: MLNDEQETPAPEQQAPMRVDTLDQGKVKLPDFVEEHTDLWFWQVEAAFEAAGIVSDRKRYYTIIGQLPTRVMYKLADFRTNPPARNEMYENLKARIINEFADSTQTKLTKLLSDLSLGDRKPSQLLAEMRTRAAATPVTDELLKQLWLRNLPEQIRAILSADEHITLVNAATMADRIMEATKDSNSFIHAVQQSPVVNKQQTVNKHPQQSAGNEPASQAILEMQRQINALSRDLRDIKWPRRDNQRRPTPTRSGSRSREHHDTCWYHYKYGTSARKCRPPCKFDRTAGSTQEDPKN, translated from the coding sequence atgctcaaCGACGAGCAAGAGACACCGGCTCCAGAGCAACAGGCACCAATGCGGGTGGACACGCTGGACCAAGGGAAAGTTAAGCTCCCAGATTTCGTTGAGGAACATACCGACCTATGGTTCTGGCAAGTCGAGGCGGCATTTGAAGCGGCAGGTATCGTGTCCGACAGAAAACGATACTATACCATAATTGGACAACTGCCTACGCGCGTTATGTACAAACTAGCTGATTTCCGTACCAATCCACCAGCACGCAACGAAATGTACGAAAACCTAAAGGCTCGAATCATTAACGAGTTTGCCGATAGCACACAGACCAAACTAACAAAACTCCTCAGCGACTTATCACTCGGTGACCGCAAACCGTCACAGTTGTTAGCCGAAATGCGGACAAGGGCCGCAGCTACACCGGTTACAGACGAGCTCCTAAAGCAGTTATGGCTCCGGAATCTGCCTGAACAAATACGCGCAATTCTATCCGCAGACGAGCACATAACATTGGTCAACGCAGCAACGATGGCCGATCGTATCATGGAGGCTACTAAAGACAGTAACTCATTCATACACGCCGTTCAACAAAGCCCAGTAGTAAACAAACAGCAGACAGTAAACAAACACCCACAGCAAAGCGCCGGCAATGAACCTGCAAGTCAAGCAATTCTAGAAATGCAACGCCAGATCAATGCGCTCTCACGGGATCTCCGAGACATCAAATGGCCACGCCGCGACAACCAACGAAGACCAACACCTACACGATCGGGTTCACGAAGTCGCGAACACCACGACACATGCTGGTATCACTACAAATACGGGACGAGCGCTCGTAAGTGCAGGCCACCATGCAAGTTTGACCGTACGGCCGGCAGCACACAGGAGGACCCAAAAAACTAG